From the Schistocerca nitens isolate TAMUIC-IGC-003100 chromosome 10, iqSchNite1.1, whole genome shotgun sequence genome, the window TGATTTTGACTCAGTTGTAGCCGAACTAAGACGAACTATCTGACAAAAATACAGATAATTTAGACATGGGAATAACACTGTATCTTGTGTACAAAGATTAAATTATTCTTCATAAAAGTGCACTTTAAGATGTAAGTTGTATCACAAATAGTGTCCACACGTGTTTTGCAGTGTTATAGAACAAATCTTTACACATTTTTAATGCATGGTCAGTAGAGTCAATAAGCACATTATGTGTAATTTTAATGAGTAATTCAGGTAATTAATATGTGGAAATGGTTAATTTGAGGGTCCATTCTGCCTTGCAAAGTGCGGTACAGTTACAGAACTTCAGTGGTCGACAAGTGCAGCTTAATCTATGACTTTTATCAGAAcgagtattttctttatttttacagaacaattaagttacaaatgtgGTGGCACGTGCGTTTTGTACTCTAAATCTCATGtattttgagaaataattttattttgttgcaagatCAGGTTTTCATTCGCGATCAAGGATCTATAATTATTTTTGCGTATGAAAACACATGTTTCTATCTTCTGATGacagaaatctttagttatttgatttataattttattttggagCAAAAATCGTATATTCGAGATACCGATCTTTCCTCTCTGTGAGTGGAACCTTCTCCATTATTTTCTTTGGTTGGCCATGTTCCGAGTTTACATCTTGTATTCGGAGCATTATGAACATATATTTGCGTATTATAAAAATATGCAGTCTAAGTGGTACACCGCATTAAAGATCTCGTCAAACCTaaaataggaggggggggggggggaggaggggaaaagGGAGGAAATAAACTCTATACATGTTTTTGTGAGCCTTGACACCAAAGTTCCAATCGGTAAATATAGCAGCCCTCCTCGAAAATTAGTTTTTTGTGCAGAATCTCAATAAGTTTATATAAAATTTAATGGAAAGCAATATTAGCCTGTCAATATCATAATCAGTCACACTGTATTTCTCTAGTGTAGAACATGATGGATTACCTTGTTCCACTCTAAAATTATGCTTGGTGAGGCCTTAAAGCAAAACTTTTTAAAACGTCATATTTTCATATTTCGattttcataacacgagtaacatagttttttttttcttctcgtacATAGCATTATCCAGAACTAAAATCAAGTGTCATTTGCCTGCCTAGCATTTTATACTTAGCCAcatttgtttttattgttataGGAAGAATCAGGTACAGAGATGGATGGAATTCATTCATGTGGCACTATGGTATTTGGCATAAATATTTTTGTGTTGCATAAAACAAAGAGACGTGAACTTTGCCGATGAGGCAGAAAGGTACTTATGGATTTTGGTGTGATGTTAGTAGTAATGCACTACCCAATATCACATTTAAGTGTAAAGTGAAACAGGTACTTGGTATCTACGCTACTTAAAATTATGCTGTTATTATTATTGATGGGTTTATAGGGTGGAACTGCAATATTCCGTCTACATATTGCAGCACTAATCGAGTCAGAGCCAACAGTCACTTTATGGTACATCTGTTAGAAGGACTTTATTTTCATACTGATCACTAGTTCAGCTACAAAAATGCACATCACACACACTAACAGGAATTGTGTTCTCGTAGGTTATGCAGTTAGCAACGAATGCTGCAAACTTGCAGCGACACTGGCTTCGTGGTGGTGTTGGTCAGGTGCAGCAGGTAGCAGCAAGAACTGTTACAGCTTCATCGTCTTTCATAATAGATGTGGTATTTCGTAAGAGGTGCCCTATATGTGATTTTTAACCTCTTCCATTACACGTCACAGCCTGATGGGCATTAGCTGAGTGCAGCTGCAAGTGTCGTGCCAGGCTCGAACTTTGGGTGAATGTCTTATGGCAGATGTCACAATTGTAAGGACGATCGCCACTGTGCACTCGCAAGTGACTCTTCAATGTTGATCTGCACTTGAATGCCTTGTGGCAAATGCCGCAACTGTACGGACGTTCACTACTGTGTAAACGTACGTGGTTGTTTAAGCTATTGGAAGACGAGAATTTCTTTTCACAAATGCTGCAACTGTAGGTTCTTCCCCCTGCGTGCTGCTCCAAGTGGCTTTTAAGGTGCCATTTTTCTGTGAATGTTTTGAGGCACGTGTCACAAGTGAATGGGCgtaagccagtgtgcactcgggaATGTTTCTTCAGTATGCTCTGACTAATGAACGTCTTGTCACACACACCACAGACGTACGGACGATCACCTGTGTGCTCACGCAGGTGTTGCTTCAGGTAAGTGCTCCTTTTGAATGTCTTCTGACACACATTACAAATATATGGCCGTTCACCTGTGTGTACTAACGAATGACTTAACAAAGTGCCTTGATGCTTGAAGGTCTTGTGACACACTTCACAACTATAGGGACGTTCACCAGAGTGTAAGCGCGAGTGCGACTTCAGGTTGCTGCTGGTTGTGAAGGTCTTCTGACACACATCGCAACTATATGGGCGTTCACCAGAGTGCAAACGGGAGTGAGTCTTCAGGTTGAAGCTACTTGTGAATGTTTTGTGACAAACGCTGCACGAATGCGGAAATTCGCGTCGGTCCATGTTTTTGTGCTCCTTCATGTCCTTCGCACGTGCAAATGTCTTCTTGAAGGCCGTGCAGCTCTGCACAAGATGACGTGTACCACCATTACGCTCACGGCGTGCTTCCTGCAGTGTGGTGCATTGTGTGGTGCCCACTCCTGTACGTAGGTCCACTCCACTAACTGAACTGCCACCGCCATCAGTTCTGTTGTCGTCCTCTGCACCGGCGAAGACAATACTGCAGaattgcagtaaaaaaaaaaaaaaaaaaaaatgtgtcagaAAGATTTATCATAACAATACGATATTAGGAATGAAATAATaccttgacacacacactaaatacTCATAGGTTTCATAAAACCCACATACAGCACGATCTGACAACAAAATGAGGCACATACTGCTTTGACATAACAGATATTCGCTTTTTTCTTGTCCAAACGATTTTGGAACTATATCAGAGATTATTCACAGTAATTATATTTACCAAAATCCACTGATAGCGATGTTATCGCTAAGTCAAATAGCAAGAAAGCTCGTATTTTAATCATTGTTGTACTAGACATAACAAATTTTCTGATGTGGACTATAGAACCCTAATGCATGCATGAAGTTATCCTTACACTTTCCATTTACTGAAACTTGCTGGTAACGTTGGGACATGTGAGGACTCTGTCTGTCCtgatggcgccggccgcggtggtctcgcggttctaggcgcgcagtccggaaccgtgcgactgctacggtcgcaggttcgaatcctgcctcgggcatggatgtgtgtgatgtccttaggttagttaggtttaagtagttctaagttctaggggactgataaccacagcagttgagtcccatagtgctcagagccatttttttgtcctgaTGGCCTTCTTACTACCAATTAGCCAATAGCCGCTGAAACATGTGAGTAACGTTGCTAGGGCCGGTGTTCGCGGCCACAGCCATTGGAGAATACTTATTGCTACCCTTGAGGCCATACATGTATGAAACCCCAACAGAAACTGATGATGGACTGGATAATAGGGTTCCAGCTGCCAGTCTCTGCATGACAGACGAAACGAATCCACTCTGCAGTTAAGGGGGCACAGTTCTGAaaattccttgcagattaaaactgtgggcccgactGGGTCTCACACTCTCTATCTCGCCTCTCAAAGTCAATGCATTTTCCGGCTGAGCCACTCAGACACAACTCGCAGCttcacttctgacagtacctctctcctacctttaaacttcacaaaatttatccCACATAACTTGTGGGACTAAAACTCCTGGAGGAAACGATATTCCTTAGCCACAGTACAGCGAATGTGATGGAACTGAAGCTCAAGGGACAGGCCGAGAGTCGAGCCTGGATAGCTCAGTTAATAAGGGCACTTCTCGCGAAAGGTATGGTTCCAACTTCAAGTCCTAATAAAGCAAAGAGTTTTAATTTGGCAGGAAGTGAACACTTTGCTGCAGAATGGAAGATTCATCCTGGAAACAAGACCCCAAGACCCTACGTTATGCCTCAGTCACTGGTACCCAATATCTTATCTTCCAGTCTTCCAAGAGTGCTACTCCTACAAGGTACAGGGAGGACGTCTGCCAAGTTTTGAAACCAGGAGAGAGGCAGTGGCAGAATATTCTGTAATGTGAGCCGGGGTGCGAGTTGTTCTTGGCATAGCCCAGCTGACAGGAGTATTGACCCACAGTGCACGCTTCTGGGTTCAAGTCATTGTCAAGCACACAATTCAGTATGAAAACAGGGATGTTTGAGAGATTGCAACAAAATTTTACACCCACTTGTAACGTATATACTGAGATTAGCAGCCATCACTTTAAACCATTATGAGTCAAGTTGACGCTATAAGGAATAAATTGTTTATGCCAATAGCCGATTGAAACGCTAAATATTCATTTCTGACCATTATTTCCTGATCGCAAAGAAATCTCACTATGTATATAATTCTGATTACAAAGACTtgggacattgtgtgtgtgtgtatgtgtgtgtgtgtgtgtgtgggtgggtgggtgggtgtgtgggtgtgggtgggtgtgtgggtgggaggGTGagtggcgggcgggggggggggtacgCGCATGTGCGTGGGCGCGCGCTTGTGCGTGTGTCCGTGCCCACGTGCGCGTGCGCGCATGCGCATTCTCGCGACACCATTTAGATTGGGTTgggatgggttgtttggggaaggagaccagacagcgaggtcatcggtcccatcggattagggaaggaaggggaaggaggtcggccgtgccctttcagaggaaccatcccggcatttgcctggagtaatttagggaactcacggaaaacctaaatcaggatggccggacgcggtactgaaccgtcgtcctcccgaatgcgagcccagtgtctaaccactgcgccacctcgctcggtgacatcaTTTAGAAattataacatattttgtttcttattcaaCTAAATGACATCAGTTTGAGCACTCCACTGGCATGTGTTCAGCATTCAAACTGGTAACGTTGATTCCAAGCTCTCAGAGACAGTAGGATTTCGACCTGGGCTGAAACTGGTGTGAGCATATTTCTATAAATGTCTGGCATTGTTTCCGCGTATTGCTAATATTTTTGCACGCTGGTAGCAAATATACCGTGGGTAACGTTTCACAGGGCCCTAGCGCCTTATGCCATTTCCCGGGGTTTCAGATTTTTGCCACAGATTAAAGAATATAGCAGTGGACAGATGTAATTTGGTCAACGATTTCATGCCATGGGATAAACTGATCACTTCGGTCCCTGTAATTAGCCAGGTGTTTGGCTAAACAAACAATTGCATTGTCTCCTCCCACTTTATAATTACGAACAATAGACTGCCGAACAGGAATTACCAATGTCAAATGGGGTCTAGTAGGGATAGCATCAAATCCATAAGAAAAATAAGACCAAATAGAACTAAAAGTAGAACATACAGGGcaggtaaaaaatgaaagaaacgcaGAAGGAAGAGTATGACTTAGTTTGAAAATGAACAAGATATTTCTAATGGATATCACACAAGTTTATGCGTCAACAAGGTCGTGTCATGATGAAAAGGTAGAAGACCcctaaaaaaagtaaaacatgtaaGTCGCAAATCCCACAATATGATGTAAGAGCAGAAAAGAAATTAAGGACATGTCTACAATGGGGAACTTTGGATATGATACCTGTAATGAAAGTTGGCCCTTAAAATATTATTTCAGAAGAAAACAAAGGACGAAATGGATATATTTAAACTCCATCACTGTGTCCTGTACGTTGCAGCATTTGCCTCTGCAGGCGAACTACAGCATCGAAGTTAAGGCATTAACAGCGAATTTTCCGCAAGTAGTTCAGAAAATAAATTGTAACATTATTTTAATCTACAAACCAGACGTAGAGAAGAAATTTGTACAAATCatcagtgaagtactggaacaagGTGATAAGTTTTTGTGTTTAgcactgtatctacatctacatccatactccgcaagtcacctgacggtgtgtaacggagggtaccttgagtacctctatcggttctcccttctattccagtctcgtattgttcgtggaaagaaagattgtccgtatgccgctgtgtgggctctaattttattctgattttattctcatggtctcttcgcgagatatacgtaggagggaacaataaactgcttgactcctctgtgaaggtatgttctcgaaatttcaacaaaagcccgtaccgagctactgagcacagtcttccactggagtttatctatcatcttcgtaacactttcgagattactaaatgatcctgtaacgaagcgcgctcttctccgttggatcttc encodes:
- the LOC126210400 gene encoding gastrula zinc finger protein XlCGF52.1-like isoform X5, which translates into the protein MECTEEVEAAAVCAEMKDTEEPQLETPEDPDTCDPLELERDEVVSEEETISPPDASHIKKEPELQNDVESTSYGSAPESIVFAGAEDDNRTDGGGSSVSGVDLRTGVGTTQCTTLQEARRERNGGTRHLVQSCTAFKKTFARAKDMKEHKNMDRREFPHSCSVCHKTFTSSFNLKTHSRLHSGERPYSCDVCQKTFTTSSNLKSHSRLHSGERPYSCEVCHKTFKHQGTLLSHSLVHTGERPYICNVCQKTFKRSTYLKQHLREHTGDRPYVCGVCDKTFISQSILKKHSRVHTGLRPFTCDTCLKTFTEKWHLKSHLEQHAGGRTYSCSICEKKFSSSNSLNNHVRLHSSERPYSCGICHKAFKCRSTLKSHLRVHSGDRPYNCDICHKTFTQSSSLARHLQLHSANAHQAVTCNGRG
- the LOC126210400 gene encoding gastrula zinc finger protein XlCGF52.1-like isoform X6; protein product: MKDTEEPQLETPEDPDTCDPLELERDEVVSEEETISPPDASHIKKEPQELQNDVESTSYGSAPESIVFAGAEDDNRTDGGGSSVSGVDLRTGVGTTQCTTLQEARRERNGGTRHLVQSCTAFKKTFARAKDMKEHKNMDRREFPHSCSVCHKTFTSSFNLKTHSRLHSGERPYSCDVCQKTFTTSSNLKSHSRLHSGERPYSCEVCHKTFKHQGTLLSHSLVHTGERPYICNVCQKTFKRSTYLKQHLREHTGDRPYVCGVCDKTFISQSILKKHSRVHTGLRPFTCDTCLKTFTEKWHLKSHLEQHAGGRTYSCSICEKKFSSSNSLNNHVRLHSSERPYSCGICHKAFKCRSTLKSHLRVHSGDRPYNCDICHKTFTQSSSLARHLQLHSANAHQAVTCNGRG
- the LOC126210400 gene encoding gastrula zinc finger protein XlCGF52.1-like isoform X4 gives rise to the protein MECTEEVEAAAVCAEMKDTEEPQLETPEDPDTCDPLELERDEVVSEEETISPPDASHIKKEPQELQNDVESTSYGSAPESIVFAGAEDDNRTDGGGSSVSGVDLRTGVGTTQCTTLQEARRERNGGTRHLVQSCTAFKKTFARAKDMKEHKNMDRREFPHSCSVCHKTFTSSFNLKTHSRLHSGERPYSCDVCQKTFTTSSNLKSHSRLHSGERPYSCEVCHKTFKHQGTLLSHSLVHTGERPYICNVCQKTFKRSTYLKQHLREHTGDRPYVCGVCDKTFISQSILKKHSRVHTGLRPFTCDTCLKTFTEKWHLKSHLEQHAGGRTYSCSICEKKFSSSNSLNNHVRLHSSERPYSCGICHKAFKCRSTLKSHLRVHSGDRPYNCDICHKTFTQSSSLARHLQLHSANAHQAVTCNGRG
- the LOC126210400 gene encoding gastrula zinc finger protein XlCGF52.1-like isoform X2; the protein is MECTEEVEAAAVCAEMKDTEEPILAYPHHQPPEEIEQIFIKEENQLETPEDPDTCDPLELERDEVVSEEETISPPDASHIKKEPELQNDVESTSYGSAPESIVFAGAEDDNRTDGGGSSVSGVDLRTGVGTTQCTTLQEARRERNGGTRHLVQSCTAFKKTFARAKDMKEHKNMDRREFPHSCSVCHKTFTSSFNLKTHSRLHSGERPYSCDVCQKTFTTSSNLKSHSRLHSGERPYSCEVCHKTFKHQGTLLSHSLVHTGERPYICNVCQKTFKRSTYLKQHLREHTGDRPYVCGVCDKTFISQSILKKHSRVHTGLRPFTCDTCLKTFTEKWHLKSHLEQHAGGRTYSCSICEKKFSSSNSLNNHVRLHSSERPYSCGICHKAFKCRSTLKSHLRVHSGDRPYNCDICHKTFTQSSSLARHLQLHSANAHQAVTCNGRG
- the LOC126210400 gene encoding gastrula zinc finger protein XlCGF52.1-like isoform X3, which translates into the protein MKDTEEPILAYPHHQPPEEIEQIFIKEENQLETPEDPDTCDPLELERDEVVSEEETISPPDASHIKKEPQELQNDVESTSYGSAPESIVFAGAEDDNRTDGGGSSVSGVDLRTGVGTTQCTTLQEARRERNGGTRHLVQSCTAFKKTFARAKDMKEHKNMDRREFPHSCSVCHKTFTSSFNLKTHSRLHSGERPYSCDVCQKTFTTSSNLKSHSRLHSGERPYSCEVCHKTFKHQGTLLSHSLVHTGERPYICNVCQKTFKRSTYLKQHLREHTGDRPYVCGVCDKTFISQSILKKHSRVHTGLRPFTCDTCLKTFTEKWHLKSHLEQHAGGRTYSCSICEKKFSSSNSLNNHVRLHSSERPYSCGICHKAFKCRSTLKSHLRVHSGDRPYNCDICHKTFTQSSSLARHLQLHSANAHQAVTCNGRG
- the LOC126210400 gene encoding gastrula zinc finger protein XlCGF52.1-like isoform X1, with the protein product MECTEEVEAAAVCAEMKDTEEPILAYPHHQPPEEIEQIFIKEENQLETPEDPDTCDPLELERDEVVSEEETISPPDASHIKKEPQELQNDVESTSYGSAPESIVFAGAEDDNRTDGGGSSVSGVDLRTGVGTTQCTTLQEARRERNGGTRHLVQSCTAFKKTFARAKDMKEHKNMDRREFPHSCSVCHKTFTSSFNLKTHSRLHSGERPYSCDVCQKTFTTSSNLKSHSRLHSGERPYSCEVCHKTFKHQGTLLSHSLVHTGERPYICNVCQKTFKRSTYLKQHLREHTGDRPYVCGVCDKTFISQSILKKHSRVHTGLRPFTCDTCLKTFTEKWHLKSHLEQHAGGRTYSCSICEKKFSSSNSLNNHVRLHSSERPYSCGICHKAFKCRSTLKSHLRVHSGDRPYNCDICHKTFTQSSSLARHLQLHSANAHQAVTCNGRG